Proteins from one candidate division KSB1 bacterium genomic window:
- a CDS encoding 5-(carboxyamino)imidazole ribonucleotide synthase, with product MKHIILPGATIGILGSGQLGRMLALAARRMGYRVHTLSLDTDSPTGQIADHELVAAYDDLDAVRDFVRRVNVVTFEFENISAEAVEIAAAHVPAHPSARVLHITQNRLREKSFLTSAGLPVVPFQPVQSLEDLRLALQQVGLPAVLKTAGFGYDGKGQSQITSLEQAAVALHLLAGEEGILEAFIDFEKEVSVVAARGQDGAFVHYGVIENRHRNHILDVSLAPAAVSPRVAQEAVAMTRAILDQLQVVGVLCVEFFLTRDEKLYVNELAPRPHNSGHLTIEATLTSQFEQQVRAVCGLPLGATDQLRPAAMANLLGDLWENGEPDWAAGAAFPEVKLHLYGKLGARLDRKMGHLTALADSVEKAQERVCAARQALARKSAAR from the coding sequence ATGAAGCATATCATTTTGCCGGGCGCGACCATCGGCATTTTGGGCAGCGGCCAGCTCGGCCGCATGCTGGCCCTGGCCGCGCGGCGCATGGGCTATCGCGTGCACACGCTGTCGCTCGACACCGATTCCCCCACCGGCCAAATCGCCGATCATGAACTGGTGGCGGCCTACGATGATCTCGATGCCGTGCGCGATTTCGTGCGCCGTGTCAATGTCGTGACCTTCGAATTCGAAAACATCTCCGCCGAGGCAGTCGAGATTGCCGCCGCGCATGTGCCGGCGCATCCGAGCGCACGGGTGTTGCATATCACGCAAAACCGTTTGCGGGAGAAGTCCTTCCTGACCAGCGCCGGCCTGCCGGTGGTGCCCTTTCAGCCGGTGCAATCCCTGGAGGATTTGCGGCTGGCTTTGCAGCAGGTGGGCCTGCCGGCCGTGCTCAAAACCGCGGGTTTTGGCTATGATGGCAAGGGCCAGTCGCAAATCACTTCACTGGAGCAGGCGGCTGTCGCTTTGCATCTGCTCGCCGGCGAAGAGGGCATTCTGGAGGCTTTCATTGATTTTGAGAAGGAAGTGTCGGTGGTGGCGGCGCGCGGGCAGGACGGCGCGTTTGTGCATTACGGTGTGATCGAGAACCGCCATCGCAATCACATTCTCGATGTTTCCCTGGCGCCGGCCGCGGTTTCCCCCAGGGTGGCGCAGGAGGCGGTCGCCATGACGCGCGCGATTTTGGACCAGCTCCAGGTGGTCGGTGTTCTGTGTGTGGAATTTTTCCTGACGCGCGATGAGAAACTTTATGTGAACGAGCTGGCGCCGCGGCCGCACAATTCCGGGCATTTGACCATTGAAGCCACTCTCACCAGCCAGTTTGAACAGCAAGTGCGCGCGGTGTGCGGCCTGCCGCTCGGTGCGACCGACCAGCTCCGGCCCGCAGCCATGGCCAACCTGCTCGGCGATTTGTGGGAAAATGGCGAGCCGGACTGGGCGGCGGGGGCGGCTTTCCCCGAGGTGAAGTTGCATCTCTACGGCAAGCTGGGCGCGCGTCTCGACCGCAAGATGGGACATCTCACCGCGCTGGCTGATTCGGTGGAGAAGGCGCAGGAACGGGTGTGTGCCGCACGCCAGGCGCTGGCGCGCAAGTCGGCAGCCCGCTAG
- a CDS encoding hemolysin family protein: MEDVLKFLWQFLSLLSIPLLVLLNSFFVAAEFALVAVRRTRVEEMIQKGRAGAAAVRRAISRLDDAIAATQLGITLASLALGWVGEPAVAHLFEPVLRWLPLSLSTVASHSLAAISSFTLITFLHVVIGELAPKALALQRPDDISVVVATPLLVFARVMRPAILMMNSAGNWVVRRLGFQPVSGHQMVHSVDELSLLVEETSRAGILPADQAVYLRNVFRLSSKQVQDILVPRERVAALEVHAPENEIMEAVREGAHTRMPVYDGTFDNIVGIVNAKDLFYFFSLRGVITLGDAMYPPVFFPPGMSVAVALREFRNQKKQMAVVKERNGPVLGIVTLEDVLEEIVGEIEDEHDVQ, translated from the coding sequence TCGATTCCACTGCTGGTGTTGTTGAACAGTTTTTTCGTTGCCGCGGAGTTTGCGCTGGTGGCGGTGCGGCGCACCCGGGTCGAGGAAATGATTCAAAAAGGCCGCGCAGGTGCCGCCGCCGTGCGACGCGCCATCAGCCGGTTGGATGATGCCATCGCCGCCACCCAACTCGGCATCACGCTGGCGAGCCTGGCGCTGGGATGGGTGGGCGAGCCGGCGGTGGCGCATTTGTTCGAGCCGGTGCTGCGCTGGCTGCCGCTTTCTCTCTCCACAGTAGCCAGCCACTCACTCGCCGCGATTTCTTCCTTCACCCTCATTACGTTTTTACATGTCGTGATCGGCGAGCTGGCGCCCAAGGCGCTGGCGCTGCAACGGCCGGATGACATTTCCGTGGTGGTGGCCACGCCGCTGCTGGTGTTTGCGCGCGTCATGCGGCCGGCGATTTTGATGATGAACAGCGCGGGCAATTGGGTGGTGCGTCGCCTCGGCTTTCAGCCGGTGTCCGGACATCAGATGGTGCATTCGGTGGATGAGCTCAGCCTGCTGGTCGAGGAAACCAGCCGGGCCGGCATCCTGCCGGCGGATCAGGCGGTTTATTTGCGCAACGTCTTCCGTCTTTCGTCCAAGCAGGTGCAGGACATTCTGGTGCCGCGCGAAAGGGTGGCAGCTCTGGAGGTGCACGCGCCGGAAAACGAAATCATGGAGGCGGTGCGCGAAGGTGCACATACCCGCATGCCGGTTTACGACGGCACTTTTGACAACATCGTCGGCATTGTCAATGCCAAGGATCTGTTCTATTTCTTCAGCCTGCGCGGCGTGATCACGCTGGGTGATGCCATGTATCCGCCGGTGTTCTTTCCACCCGGCATGTCGGTGGCGGTGGCACTGCGCGAATTCCGCAACCAAAAAAAGCAAATGGCGGTGGTGAAGGAGCGCAACGGCCCGGTGCTGGGGATTGTCACACTCGAAGACGTGCTGGAGGAAATCGTCGGCGAGATCGAGGATGAGCACGATGTGCAGTAG
- the purE gene encoding 5-(carboxyamino)imidazole ribonucleotide mutase, whose product MSEKRLMLDQPPVVAVVMGSKSDWETMRPAAEVLQQFEVPHECRVVSAHRTPAWLAEFATTAEARGLEVIIAGAGGAAHLPGMLAAQTLVPVLGVPVQSKALNGLDSLLAIVQMPAGIPVGTLAIGTAGATNAALLAVAILANQRPELREKLRQFRQQQTQRVLDNAELRL is encoded by the coding sequence ATGTCTGAGAAGCGTTTGATGCTTGATCAGCCTCCCGTGGTTGCCGTGGTGATGGGCAGCAAATCGGATTGGGAGACCATGCGGCCGGCCGCGGAGGTGTTGCAGCAATTCGAAGTGCCGCATGAATGCCGGGTCGTGTCGGCGCATCGCACGCCGGCATGGCTGGCGGAGTTTGCCACGACGGCGGAAGCCCGCGGCCTGGAGGTGATCATTGCGGGTGCCGGCGGCGCGGCCCATCTTCCCGGCATGCTGGCGGCGCAGACGCTCGTGCCGGTGCTGGGCGTGCCGGTGCAGAGCAAAGCCCTCAACGGGCTGGATTCGCTGCTCGCCATTGTGCAGATGCCGGCCGGCATTCCGGTGGGCACGCTGGCGATCGGCACGGCCGGTGCCACCAATGCCGCGCTGCTGGCGGTGGCCATTCTCGCCAACCAGCGGCCGGAATTGCGCGAGAAGCTGCGGCAATTCCGCCAGCAGCAGACGCAAAGAGTTTTGGACAACGCCGAGCTGCGGTTGTAG